The following coding sequences are from one Campylobacter sp. RM16187 window:
- the nikR gene encoding nickel-responsive transcriptional regulator NikR: MDEIIRFSVSLPKQLLDELDKKVSSQGYASRSEFTRDLIREKIISDSWKNADEDLIGVLTLIYTHHQNDLVVKMMNIEHDACVEITCTTHIHIDHYNCLETLILRGKAAQIEEFSAKIAGLKGVKFAKLTKAAVPSS; encoded by the coding sequence ATGGACGAGATAATCAGATTTAGTGTTTCCTTGCCGAAGCAGTTGTTAGATGAACTTGACAAGAAGGTAAGCTCACAAGGCTATGCATCAAGGAGCGAATTCACGCGTGACTTGATTCGAGAAAAGATTATCAGCGATAGTTGGAAAAATGCTGATGAGGATTTGATAGGAGTTTTGACGCTGATTTATACTCATCATCAAAACGATTTAGTAGTTAAAATGATGAATATAGAGCATGATGCCTGTGTGGAGATAACATGCACAACTCATATACATATAGATCATTATAATTGTCTGGAGACTCTTATTTTGCGCGGGAAAGCGGCGCAGATAGAGGAATTTTCAGCTAAAATAGCAGGGCTTAAAGGAGTGAAATTTGCAAAACTCACTAAAGCGGCTGTTCCAAGCTCGTAG
- a CDS encoding hydrogenase small subunit, which translates to MKNDVLARVNERLNILAKLPRVKSEGSISEALKASGFTRRDFMKWAGAMTAFMALPASMTPIVAKAAELSDRLPVIWLHMAECTGCSESLLRTDTPTVDSLIFDYISLEYHETIMAASGWQAEENLESAIEKYKGRYILLVEGGIPMGATENYLTIGALGHTGYHNAKHASENAAAIFAIGTCSSFGGVQAARPNPSNSQAMSKVTSKPVINVPGCPPSEKNIVGNVLHYILFGTLPALDVFNRPKWAYGLRIHDLCERRGRFDAGEFVQRFGDEGAKDGYCLYKVGCKGPYTFNNCSRERFNQHTSWPVQAGHGCIGCSEPDFWDTMGPFEEPMGDRLFDTVLGLGADNVSDKIGIGVLALAGIGMAAHAALAVFAKDKEEKEA; encoded by the coding sequence ATGAAAAATGATGTTCTTGCCAGAGTTAATGAGCGACTCAATATTCTGGCCAAGCTACCAAGAGTAAAGAGTGAAGGCTCCATAAGCGAAGCTCTGAAGGCAAGCGGCTTTACTCGTCGTGATTTTATGAAATGGGCAGGTGCGATGACGGCGTTTATGGCGCTTCCTGCATCTATGACGCCTATCGTTGCAAAGGCTGCAGAGCTAAGCGATCGCTTGCCTGTGATATGGCTTCATATGGCAGAGTGTACAGGCTGTAGCGAAAGTCTACTTAGAACGGATACTCCTACGGTAGATAGTCTTATATTTGATTATATATCGCTTGAATATCACGAGACTATCATGGCGGCTTCCGGTTGGCAAGCTGAGGAGAATTTAGAAAGTGCTATAGAAAAATATAAAGGCAGGTATATACTTTTAGTTGAAGGTGGTATACCTATGGGTGCTACAGAAAACTATCTAACTATCGGGGCTTTAGGACACACCGGATATCACAATGCAAAACACGCTAGTGAAAACGCTGCAGCAATCTTTGCCATAGGTACCTGTTCCAGTTTTGGAGGTGTTCAGGCGGCTCGTCCAAACCCTTCAAATTCACAAGCTATGAGCAAGGTTACAAGCAAGCCTGTTATTAATGTTCCTGGCTGTCCTCCAAGCGAAAAAAATATCGTAGGAAACGTACTTCACTATATTTTATTTGGGACACTTCCGGCTCTTGATGTATTTAATCGTCCAAAATGGGCTTACGGTCTTAGGATTCACGATCTTTGCGAAAGACGCGGACGCTTTGACGCGGGCGAATTTGTTCAAAGATTTGGTGATGAGGGCGCAAAAGACGGATACTGCTTATATAAAGTCGGCTGCAAGGGTCCATACACATTCAATAATTGCTCACGCGAGAGATTTAATCAGCATACAAGCTGGCCTGTTCAAGCAGGTCACGGCTGCATAGGTTGTAGTGAGCCTGATTTCTGGGATACCATGGGACCATTTGAAGAGCCTATGGGGGATAGACTGTTTGACACCGTTTTGGGTCTTGGTGCCGATAATGTAAGCGACAAGATAGGCATAGGTGTGCTTGCGCTTGCTGGTATAGGTATGGCTGCACACGCTGCACTTGCTGTTTTTGCAAAAGATAAAGAAGAGAAAGAGGCATAA
- the hypF gene encoding carbamoyltransferase HypF, with the protein MKRCVRYEISGLVQGVGFRPFIYNLALKFNLFGEVYNDDEGVKLTLYGKDEALAKFDKAVIDELPSLARIDQVLKFELDGVKFSDFKIIASKSAKKHAPILPDFALCVDCEREFYDPKNPRYHYPFINCTNCGPRFSIIKSLPYDRINTTMNEFKMCEFCGGEYKDPTNRRYHAQPISCPNCGPSLSLKDKFGKIVTAGNESVKTAAELINEGKILAIKGLGGFHLVCDATNEQAVSELRARKHRPKKPFAIMCKNLQNAKKHAYICPAEEQILTSNLKPIVVLQSRAESNLSKQIAPNLNKIGIFLPYTGVHLLLFEYLKNDIVATSANISGEPIIYNEASLLEKMSDVIDYYLDNNREIESPSDDSIVFVVDDEPVFLRTSRGVNPKFLHTNFKDKRTILAVGAELKNQFAIHKDGEVMISPYIGDLKNVATYERFCSLIELFEQVYELKFDEIVADLHPHFLNLKWAKEYAAKNGAKITQIQHHYAHLLSVMFEHNLDKDKKYLGFCFDGTGYGGNNTIWGGEILLTSSKKYERIFHFDEFLLLGGESSIKNIYKIAYSIILKYHLEETAKEFLKKFDQNELKNLKTMHDKKINSIATSSLGRIFDAFGSIILGLKTVSYEGEIGMELEALYDESIQKSYKFELDNQKIVFKEAFKSALKDDKKTAATAFINGLCDIVTQIAKIDSRDVLLSGGVFQNRVFLRKIINSFKNNSIKYYFNKTHPINDSSIATGQLYYSLNNL; encoded by the coding sequence TTGAAGAGATGCGTGAGATATGAAATTTCAGGTCTTGTTCAGGGGGTAGGATTTCGTCCTTTTATCTATAATTTAGCTCTTAAATTCAATCTTTTTGGCGAAGTTTATAACGATGATGAGGGTGTTAAACTAACGCTATATGGCAAAGATGAGGCATTAGCTAAATTTGATAAAGCTGTGATAGATGAGCTTCCTAGCCTAGCTAGGATCGATCAAGTTTTAAAATTTGAGCTTGACGGTGTTAAATTTAGTGACTTTAAGATAATTGCTTCAAAGTCCGCCAAAAAGCACGCTCCGATTTTGCCTGATTTTGCACTTTGCGTTGATTGCGAGCGAGAATTTTATGATCCTAAAAACCCGCGCTATCACTATCCTTTTATAAACTGCACTAATTGCGGGCCTAGATTTTCCATCATCAAATCACTTCCATACGACCGCATAAATACGACTATGAACGAGTTTAAGATGTGTGAATTTTGCGGTGGTGAATATAAAGATCCAACCAACAGAAGATATCACGCTCAGCCGATATCTTGCCCAAACTGCGGCCCGAGCCTAAGCCTAAAAGACAAATTTGGAAAAATAGTAACAGCAGGAAATGAGAGTGTAAAAACTGCCGCAGAGCTTATAAATGAGGGCAAAATTTTAGCTATCAAAGGGCTTGGCGGCTTTCATCTGGTTTGTGACGCTACAAACGAACAAGCCGTTAGCGAGCTTAGAGCCAGAAAACACCGCCCTAAAAAGCCTTTTGCTATCATGTGTAAAAATTTGCAAAATGCTAAAAAACACGCTTATATCTGCCCTGCCGAGGAGCAAATTTTAACCTCAAATTTAAAGCCGATAGTAGTACTTCAAAGCAGAGCCGAATCAAATTTATCAAAGCAAATCGCACCAAATCTTAATAAAATAGGCATATTTTTGCCGTATACCGGCGTGCATCTTTTGCTGTTTGAATACCTAAAAAACGACATAGTGGCAACCTCTGCGAATATCTCAGGCGAGCCTATCATCTATAATGAGGCTAGCTTGCTTGAAAAGATGAGCGATGTGATTGATTATTATCTTGATAACAACCGAGAGATAGAGTCACCAAGTGATGATAGTATCGTATTTGTCGTTGATGATGAGCCTGTTTTTTTACGAACGAGTAGAGGGGTAAATCCTAAATTTTTGCATACAAATTTTAAAGATAAACGCACGATTTTAGCTGTCGGAGCGGAGCTAAAAAATCAATTTGCCATACACAAAGATGGCGAAGTGATGATAAGCCCTTATATAGGCGATCTCAAAAACGTAGCGACTTATGAGAGGTTTTGCTCTTTAATAGAGCTTTTTGAGCAGGTTTACGAGCTTAAATTTGACGAGATAGTAGCTGATTTACATCCGCATTTTTTAAATTTAAAATGGGCAAAAGAGTATGCCGCTAAAAACGGGGCTAAAATCACTCAAATTCAGCACCACTATGCTCATCTGCTATCTGTTATGTTTGAGCATAATCTTGATAAAGATAAAAAATATCTTGGTTTTTGCTTTGACGGAACTGGGTATGGAGGTAACAATACAATATGGGGTGGGGAAATTTTACTCACTAGCTCAAAAAAATATGAGAGGATTTTTCATTTTGATGAGTTTTTGTTGCTCGGTGGGGAGAGTAGTATTAAAAACATATACAAGATTGCCTACTCGATAATATTAAAATATCACTTGGAGGAAACTGCAAAGGAATTTTTGAAAAAATTTGATCAAAACGAGCTAAAAAATTTAAAAACAATGCATGATAAAAAGATAAATTCCATTGCTACAAGCTCGCTAGGAAGGATATTTGATGCTTTTGGAAGCATTATTTTGGGGCTTAAAACTGTTAGTTACGAAGGTGAAATCGGAATGGAACTTGAGGCTTTATATGACGAAAGTATACAAAAAAGCTATAAATTTGAACTGGATAATCAAAAAATAGTCTTTAAAGAGGCTTTCAAGTCGGCTCTAAAGGATGATAAAAAAACAGCTGCAACAGCTTTTATAAACGGACTTTGTGATATTGTAACCCAAATTGCTAAAATTGATAGTAGGGATGTTTTGCTTTCGGGTGGAGTGTTTCAAAATAGAGTTTTCTTAAGAAAAATAATTAATAGTTTTAAAAATAATAGTATAAAATATTATTTTAACAAAACTCATCCAATAAATGATTCTTCGATAGCTACGGGGCAATTATACTATTCATTAAACAACTTATAA
- a CDS encoding nickel-dependent hydrogenase large subunit: MSEQRIVVDPVTRIEGHLRVEVVVDENNVVKEAYSGSTLWRGIEQIVKGRDPRDVGFFTQRICGVCTYSHYKAGIIAVEDALGITPPLNAVLTRTLMSAALFMHDHPVHFYQLHGLDFVDVVSALSADVRKASEEAFKYCDTPLATGADHLKAVQDKVKAFVQKGNLGPFANAYWGHKTYHFTPEQNLIALSHYLECLRIQRTAAQMMVIFGSKQPHPQSLTVGGVTCVMDILSPSRLGEYMVKFQEVKEFIDRAYYPDLVMAGKAYANEPSVLNDVGTPNLYTYKELPLGSNEWLFESGIILNGDISKVHEVDDNKITEEATHAWYKNPAPLHPYEGQTDPNYTGFKKGKTLDQNGKEVEAQLFDIKGKYSWIKAPRYDGIPMQVGPLANIVINYAKGNKYVVPVVDKFLKDTGLPITAVLSTLGRTATRMIEAKVIADNALKAFGNLVENLKVDQETCAKYVIDPKKEYRGRYMGHVPRGALSHWCRIKDGVITNWQAVVPSTWNASPKDANGVRGSYEECLIGLKIADLTQPLEIIRKIHSYDPCIACAVHVMDTKGNKISEYKINPNL, from the coding sequence ATGAGCGAACAAAGAATAGTAGTAGATCCTGTAACGAGGATTGAAGGGCACTTGCGCGTAGAGGTAGTGGTAGATGAAAATAATGTAGTTAAAGAGGCCTATTCAGGCTCAACTCTTTGGCGCGGAATAGAACAAATCGTAAAAGGACGCGACCCTAGAGATGTTGGATTCTTCACTCAAAGAATTTGCGGAGTATGCACCTATTCTCACTACAAGGCAGGTATTATTGCTGTAGAGGATGCATTGGGTATTACGCCTCCTTTAAATGCCGTATTAACAAGAACTCTTATGAGTGCGGCGCTTTTTATGCATGATCATCCTGTGCATTTTTATCAACTTCACGGACTTGATTTTGTTGATGTTGTATCGGCTCTTAGTGCCGATGTTAGAAAGGCTAGTGAAGAGGCTTTTAAATACTGTGATACACCTCTTGCGACAGGAGCTGATCACCTAAAAGCTGTACAAGATAAGGTAAAAGCCTTTGTTCAAAAGGGAAATTTGGGGCCATTTGCTAATGCTTATTGGGGACATAAAACTTATCATTTTACTCCTGAGCAAAATTTAATAGCTCTCTCTCACTATCTTGAGTGTTTGAGAATTCAAAGAACTGCGGCTCAAATGATGGTCATATTTGGTTCTAAGCAACCCCATCCGCAAAGTTTAACAGTAGGTGGAGTAACCTGTGTGATGGATATTCTTAGTCCTTCAAGACTTGGCGAGTATATGGTTAAATTTCAGGAAGTTAAAGAATTTATAGATAGAGCTTACTATCCTGATTTGGTAATGGCAGGCAAGGCTTATGCCAATGAGCCTAGCGTACTAAATGATGTTGGAACACCTAATTTATATACATATAAAGAGTTGCCTTTGGGTTCGAATGAATGGCTATTTGAGAGCGGTATTATCTTAAACGGCGATATAAGCAAGGTTCATGAGGTTGACGATAATAAGATTACCGAAGAGGCTACACACGCTTGGTATAAAAATCCTGCACCTCTTCACCCTTATGAAGGACAAACCGATCCTAATTATACGGGCTTTAAAAAAGGCAAAACCCTAGATCAAAATGGTAAAGAAGTTGAAGCTCAACTGTTTGATATTAAGGGTAAATACTCTTGGATTAAGGCTCCTAGATATGACGGAATTCCTATGCAGGTAGGACCTTTGGCTAATATTGTTATTAACTATGCAAAAGGCAACAAATATGTAGTTCCTGTTGTAGATAAATTCTTAAAAGATACAGGACTACCGATAACAGCAGTGCTGTCTACACTAGGAAGAACAGCTACTCGTATGATTGAGGCAAAGGTTATTGCAGATAATGCCTTGAAGGCATTCGGTAATCTTGTGGAGAATTTAAAAGTTGACCAAGAGACTTGCGCTAAATATGTCATAGATCCTAAGAAAGAGTATAGGGGCAGATATATGGGGCATGTTCCAAGAGGCGCTTTATCTCACTGGTGCAGAATCAAAGACGGCGTTATAACAAACTGGCAAGCGGTTGTTCCTTCAACTTGGAATGCATCTCCAAAGGATGCAAACGGTGTTCGCGGTTCATACGAAGAGTGTCTAATAGGGCTTAAGATAGCCGATTTAACTCAGCCGCTTGAAATTATTCGTAAAATTCACTCTTACGATCCATGCATTGCGTGCGCGGTTCACGTTATGGATACTAAGGGAAATAAGATTAGCGAATACAAAATCAATCCAAATTTGTAA
- the fumC gene encoding class II fumarate hydratase: MQYRIEKDTMGEIKVPNDKYWGAQTERSFENFKIGEEKMPKEVIKGFAYLKKACAIVNHKLNRLDEAKTKAISQACDEIVQGKLCGNFPLVVWQTGSGTQSNMNLNEVIANRATEILGEDFRVKKLVHPNDDVNKGQSSNDTYPTAMRVAFVVEIQKQLLPALSKLKATLESKSKEFKDIVKIGRTHLQDATPLTLGQELSGYVEMLRKAQLQVNDAMKYLCELAIGGTAVGTGLNSHPEFSNLVSEELNALTKSEFKFVSHPNKFHGLTSHDGEVFLSGALDGLAANLMKIANDIRWLASGPRCGIGEIFIPENEPGSSIMPGKVNPTQCEAMTMVSVQVMANHFAVTLSASQGNFELNVFKPVLTYNLLQSIRLLSDAMISFNDHCAVGIEPNLKVIDGYLHGSLMLVTALNPYIGYENAAKIAKTAHKNGTTLKEEAVNLGILTAEEFDKYVRPEEMTYPKK; encoded by the coding sequence ATGCAATATAGAATAGAAAAAGACACCATGGGTGAAATCAAGGTTCCAAACGATAAGTATTGGGGTGCTCAAACCGAAAGAAGCTTTGAGAATTTTAAAATCGGCGAAGAAAAAATGCCAAAAGAAGTTATCAAAGGCTTTGCTTATCTTAAAAAAGCTTGCGCGATAGTAAATCACAAGCTAAACAGACTTGATGAAGCCAAAACCAAAGCCATATCACAGGCTTGCGACGAGATAGTGCAGGGCAAGTTATGCGGAAATTTCCCTCTTGTAGTTTGGCAAACAGGCTCAGGAACTCAGTCAAATATGAACCTAAACGAAGTCATCGCAAATAGAGCGACTGAAATTTTAGGCGAGGACTTTAGAGTAAAAAAACTTGTTCACCCAAATGATGACGTAAACAAAGGTCAAAGCTCAAACGACACTTATCCAACCGCGATGAGAGTTGCGTTTGTAGTAGAAATTCAAAAGCAGCTTTTGCCTGCGCTTAGCAAGCTTAAAGCGACTTTAGAAAGCAAGAGTAAAGAGTTTAAAGATATAGTAAAAATAGGGCGCACGCACCTGCAAGACGCTACTCCGCTCACGCTTGGACAAGAGCTTAGCGGATATGTCGAGATGCTTAGAAAAGCTCAGCTTCAAGTAAATGACGCTATGAAGTACCTTTGCGAGCTTGCTATCGGCGGAACGGCCGTAGGAACGGGGCTAAATTCGCATCCGGAGTTTTCAAATTTAGTAAGCGAAGAGCTAAACGCTCTAACAAAAAGCGAGTTTAAATTCGTCTCTCATCCGAATAAATTTCACGGACTTACAAGCCATGACGGCGAAGTATTTTTAAGCGGAGCTCTTGACGGCTTAGCTGCAAATTTAATGAAGATAGCAAATGATATAAGATGGCTTGCAAGCGGTCCAAGATGCGGAATAGGCGAGATATTTATCCCTGAAAACGAACCCGGTAGCTCCATAATGCCCGGCAAAGTAAATCCGACACAGTGCGAAGCGATGACTATGGTGTCAGTTCAAGTTATGGCAAATCACTTTGCGGTCACTCTTAGCGCCTCTCAAGGAAATTTCGAGCTAAACGTGTTTAAGCCTGTGCTTACTTACAACTTGCTTCAATCAATCAGACTTTTAAGCGATGCGATGATAAGCTTTAACGACCACTGCGCGGTGGGAATTGAGCCGAATTTAAAGGTGATAGACGGCTACTTGCACGGCTCACTTATGCTAGTAACCGCGCTAAATCCTTACATAGGATATGAAAATGCAGCCAAGATAGCTAAAACGGCTCATAAAAACGGCACGACACTAAAAGAAGAGGCTGTAAATTTAGGAATTTTAACTGCCGAAGAGTTTGATAAATATGTCCGTCCTGAAGAGATGACATATCCTAAAAAATAA
- a CDS encoding HyaD/HybD family hydrogenase maturation endopeptidase: MKVLVLGIGNVMFSDEGVGVHFTEMIKRNYKFTHETDFLEFVDGGTLAIALTPIITEFDYLIVVDCISADESSIGDVYFFDYEAMPNKISWDGSAHEVEMLQTLQLMELAGDMPKTKILGVVPKRIEPMSFELSSEIQASAKVMEKTLLKHLEELGFSYEKIANLNIIDLANEYKNKGI, from the coding sequence ATGAAGGTGCTTGTCCTTGGCATCGGTAATGTAATGTTCTCCGACGAAGGTGTCGGAGTTCATTTTACCGAAATGATAAAAAGAAACTACAAATTTACTCACGAAACCGACTTTTTGGAATTTGTTGACGGCGGCACTTTGGCTATCGCTCTAACTCCTATTATCACAGAATTTGACTATCTTATCGTAGTTGATTGTATAAGCGCTGATGAATCAAGCATAGGCGATGTATATTTTTTCGACTACGAAGCAATGCCAAACAAAATTTCTTGGGATGGCTCAGCGCACGAAGTTGAGATGCTTCAAACTCTTCAGCTTATGGAGCTTGCAGGAGATATGCCAAAGACTAAAATTTTAGGCGTAGTTCCAAAGCGAATAGAGCCTATGAGTTTTGAGCTCTCAAGTGAAATTCAAGCTAGCGCCAAAGTCATGGAAAAAACACTGCTAAAACACCTTGAAGAACTTGGATTTAGCTATGAAAAAATCGCAAATTTAAATATAATAGACCTCGCAAACGAATACAAAAACAAAGGCATCTGA
- the pbpC gene encoding penicillin-binding protein 1C, giving the protein MKSKIIKFAKFGFIFIASLFLAFLILDFAFPLNTKMLTRENSSILFDKNGEIISMRPSSDEIWRFEAQNIPQTLKDSVLLFEDRYFYYHFGFNPFSMIRAAFHNLTHKNRIGASTITMQVARMMSPKERTYANKIKEIFTAFQLEWHYSKDEILKFYFNLAPYGGNIEGVAAAAKFYFNKNLEDLSIAQMALLSTIPKNPNANRLDKKSNINALKNRVVTLLYKAKIIDKSQYQRARSEPFKNKRFNAPLNAKQYSLIAIKNGVITSNLNLSLQNILETNLKIASDLMIDKNAKNSAGIIIDNRSMSVAAYVGSHNEKALDGENDGVIMSRNVGSTLKPFIFSLGLDQGFITPKKEMIDTEIFIREYNPKNYDNEFLGIVSATEALALSLNIPAVNLNHKLKENSLYEMLKEINLVKNTKEFYGDSISLGSAEMSLLNLAHLYTIYANKGELKPLEVAGKTVGENKRLISEQSAYLTAKMLSKAARSYLGVTWRYAKDTPQIAFKTGTSYGSRDIYAIGVNQDYTIAVWFGNFNGKKTKNLSGFSDASKVVFDIFKILAQQESLSFMDIPNGIEEKESCLDAFKFKECKNIQIDELISGIKLKDDCDSIRSEEVDFLLKNNKISKQDIKDSPCFYKFKNHKPLIASPFNEQIIMSNEKETKVMLKCYAYIGDEIYYKIDDEEFNKTTNAAEKMLILKEGEHKIGCLDENSNLSEIKIEIRRF; this is encoded by the coding sequence ATGAAGAGTAAAATTATTAAATTTGCTAAATTTGGTTTTATCTTTATCGCATCTCTTTTCTTGGCATTTTTAATACTTGATTTTGCCTTCCCTTTAAATACGAAAATGCTCACTAGAGAAAATTCTTCGATATTGTTTGATAAAAATGGCGAGATTATTTCTATGCGCCCAAGTAGCGATGAAATTTGGCGTTTTGAGGCGCAAAATATCCCACAAACACTCAAAGATAGCGTTTTACTCTTTGAAGATAGATACTTTTACTACCATTTTGGCTTTAATCCTTTTTCTATGATTAGGGCTGCGTTTCACAACCTAACGCACAAAAACCGCATAGGTGCTTCAACGATAACCATGCAAGTAGCCCGCATGATGAGCCCAAAAGAGCGTACGTACGCTAATAAAATAAAAGAAATTTTTACCGCTTTTCAGCTTGAGTGGCACTACAGTAAAGATGAAATTTTAAAATTTTACTTTAATCTCGCTCCTTATGGCGGCAACATAGAAGGCGTTGCAGCGGCTGCGAAATTTTATTTTAATAAAAATTTAGAAGATCTAAGCATCGCTCAAATGGCGCTTCTTAGCACGATCCCAAAAAATCCAAACGCAAATCGCCTTGATAAAAAATCAAACATAAATGCTTTAAAAAACCGCGTAGTAACTTTGCTGTATAAGGCTAAAATAATAGATAAGAGCCAATATCAAAGAGCCAGAAGCGAGCCATTTAAAAATAAACGTTTTAATGCGCCTTTAAATGCCAAACAATACTCTTTAATCGCTATTAAAAACGGAGTTATAACCTCGAATCTAAATCTAAGTTTACAAAATATTTTAGAAACAAATTTAAAAATAGCCTCAGATTTAATGATAGACAAAAACGCCAAAAATTCAGCCGGCATAATTATAGACAATAGATCAATGAGTGTAGCTGCATATGTTGGCTCACATAACGAAAAGGCTTTAGACGGAGAAAATGACGGAGTGATTATGAGTAGAAACGTAGGCTCTACTCTAAAACCTTTTATATTTTCATTAGGACTTGATCAAGGCTTCATAACCCCTAAAAAAGAGATGATAGATACTGAAATTTTCATAAGAGAATACAATCCAAAAAATTACGATAACGAATTTTTGGGCATAGTTTCGGCTACAGAGGCCTTAGCGCTTAGCCTAAATATACCTGCTGTAAATTTAAATCACAAACTTAAAGAAAACTCACTATACGAGATGCTAAAAGAGATAAATTTAGTAAAAAACACAAAAGAATTTTACGGCGACAGCATATCATTAGGAAGCGCTGAAATGAGCCTATTAAATTTAGCCCACTTATATACAATCTACGCCAATAAAGGGGAGTTAAAACCTCTTGAAGTCGCAGGAAAAACAGTAGGAGAAAACAAACGTCTAATAAGCGAACAAAGTGCGTATCTAACTGCAAAAATGCTATCAAAGGCAGCCAGAAGCTACCTAGGAGTCACATGGCGATATGCAAAGGATACTCCGCAAATCGCCTTTAAAACCGGCACTAGCTATGGCTCAAGAGATATATATGCCATAGGGGTTAATCAAGACTACACAATAGCAGTGTGGTTTGGAAATTTTAACGGTAAAAAGACTAAAAATTTAAGCGGATTTTCTGATGCTTCCAAAGTCGTTTTTGATATTTTTAAAATTTTAGCTCAGCAAGAGAGTCTATCTTTTATGGATATTCCAAATGGAATCGAAGAAAAAGAGAGCTGTCTGGACGCTTTTAAATTTAAAGAGTGTAAAAATATACAAATTGACGAGCTTATCAGCGGTATTAAACTAAAAGATGACTGCGATAGCATAAGAAGCGAAGAGGTGGATTTCTTGCTAAAAAACAATAAAATTTCAAAACAGGATATAAAAGACAGCCCCTGCTTTTATAAATTTAAAAACCATAAGCCTCTAATAGCCTCACCTTTTAACGAACAAATAATAATGAGTAATGAGAAGGAAACTAAAGTTATGCTAAAATGTTACGCATATATTGGAGATGAAATTTATTACAAAATAGATGACGAAGAGTTTAATAAGACCACAAACGCAGCCGAAAAAATGCTAATTCTAAAAGAAGGTGAACACAAAATAGGTTGTCTGGATGAGAATTCAAATTTAAGCGAAATAAAAATAGAAATAAGGAGGTTTTGA
- the cybH gene encoding Ni/Fe-hydrogenase, b-type cytochrome subunit, which translates to MSHHKPDRISEYEFSIGLRLTHWIRFVAIAFLVVSGFYISYVFIAPEVTNEPTIFLNAKWRAAHQVAGFILIAVTIFKLYLFFFDKLSRKELASIYDFFSSKVWIAQIKYYIFLGPHPHLRGVYNPLQFASYLFFYLVLFVICLTGMVLYVHVYHEGLGGLFYEPMRYFEELMGGLANVRTIHRVAMWIIMIFVPVHIYMAVFNAVKGKNGAMDAVVSGYKFVKEEH; encoded by the coding sequence ATGTCACATCATAAACCCGATCGCATCAGCGAATACGAATTTTCGATAGGTCTTAGGCTTACGCACTGGATTAGATTTGTAGCGATTGCATTTCTAGTTGTAAGCGGGTTTTATATATCTTATGTGTTTATAGCTCCTGAGGTGACTAACGAGCCTACGATATTTTTAAATGCAAAATGGCGCGCGGCTCACCAAGTAGCGGGATTTATACTCATTGCGGTTACGATATTTAAGCTATATCTTTTCTTCTTTGATAAGCTTAGCAGAAAAGAGCTTGCTAGTATTTATGATTTCTTTAGTTCAAAGGTTTGGATAGCACAGATCAAATACTACATATTTTTAGGACCGCATCCGCATCTAAGAGGCGTTTATAACCCGCTTCAGTTTGCGTCATATCTATTCTTTTATCTCGTGCTTTTTGTGATCTGCCTAACTGGCATGGTGCTTTATGTGCATGTTTATCACGAAGGGCTAGGCGGCTTATTTTATGAGCCGATGAGATATTTTGAGGAGCTTATGGGCGGACTTGCAAATGTTAGAACGATTCACCGCGTAGCGATGTGGATAATTATGATATTTGTTCCGGTTCATATTTATATGGCTGTATTTAACGCAGTTAAAGGCAAAAACGGCGCTATGGATGCCGTTGTAAGCGGATATAAATTCGTCAAAGAAGAGCACTGA